A window of Apium graveolens cultivar Ventura chromosome 8, ASM990537v1, whole genome shotgun sequence contains these coding sequences:
- the LOC141677098 gene encoding uncharacterized protein LOC141677098, with amino-acid sequence MPRNRDDPPAVRVYTVSDESKYLIVRNVPALGCGDELLKLFGSYGQVEECKPMDAEECEQYTDVFWIKFYQVNNARFAKKKLDEHVFFGNRLQVSYAPQYESLSDTKDKLEGRRREVLARLTPGKVKGSKTQNHTQSGEPVLCGTPSQTNYPTPAVSSSQRDAKVSPNNSYRQDSTSNLLVTSDEAYFSSQSMNQTVQLVREKLNKIQSSADHLEAGLSKKPRVDNRRRI; translated from the exons ATGCCTAGAAATCGAGATGACCCACCTGCAGTTCGTGTGTATACAGTCTCTGATGAATCAAA ATATTTGATTGTGAGGAATGTACCTGCTTTAGGGTGTGGTGATGAGTTGCTCAAATTGTTTGGCTCTTATGGACAAGTCGAAGA ATGTAAACCAATGGATGCTGAAGAGTGTGAGCAATATACTGATGTTTTCTGGATTAAATTCTATCAGGTCAATAACGCTAG ATTTGCCAAGAAGAAACTAGATGAACATGTCTTCTTTGGTAATCGGCTTCAAGTATCTTACGCTCCCCAGTATGAAAGCCTTTCTGACACCAAAGATAAGTTAGAAGGTAGAAGAAGGGAAGTTCTTGCTCGACTGACCC CTGGAAAAGTTAAAGGATCCAAAACCCAGAACCACACTCAATCGGGCGAGCCTGTATTGTGTGGAACTCCATCACAGACCAACTACCCAACTCCTGCAGTAAGTTCTAGTCAGAG GGACGCTAAAGTGTCACCAAATAATTCTTACCGTCAAGATTCTACATCTAATTTGTTAGTTACTTCAGACGAG GCTTATTTCTCATCTCAATCGATGAACCAGACGGTGCAGTTAGTCAGGGAAAAGCTGAATAAG ATACAATCAAGTGCTGACCATCTAGAAGCTGGACTCTCCAAGAAACCACGGGTGGATAATAGAAGAAGAATTTGA
- the LOC141677097 gene encoding protein NSP-INTERACTING KINASE 3-like — MGMDCFGSVFMVALLVLILLEGSSATLSPSGVNYEVVALMAIKSGLVDPYNVLENWDITSVDPCSWRMVTCSGDGYVSALGLPSQSLSGTISPGIGNLTNLQSVLLQNNAISGVIPSAIGKLEKLQTLDLSNNKLGGNIPSSFGDLRNLNYLRLNNNSLSGTIPESLSKIGGLTLVDLSFNNFSGSLPKISARTFKIIGNQNPLNCGLSTKNNCSVVYPEPLNFPPDDSSDSGGKGHRVAIAMGASFGAAFLLIVIVGSLIWWRYRHNKQIFFDVNDQYDPEVCLGHLRRFSFKELRSATDHFNSKNILGRGGFGIVYKGCLSDGTIVAVKRLKDYNAFGGEIQFQTEVELISSALHRNLLRLWGFCTTENERLLVYPYMPNGSVASRLKDHILGKPVLDWSRRKRIALGTARGLLYLHEQCDPRIIHRDVKAANILLDEEFEAVVGDFGLAKLLDNRESHVTTAVRGTVGHIAPEYLSTGQSSEKTDVFGFGILLLELVTGQKALDFGRAANQKGVMLDWVKKLHQEGKLNLMVDKALKKNFDRIELEEMIQVALLCTQFTSANRPKMSEVLRMLEGDGLAEKWEASQQRAETPRYQGGFDTPQRYSDLIDESSLVVEAMELSGPR; from the exons ATGGGTATGGATTGTTTTGGAAGTGTTTTTATGGTGGCATTGCTTGTTTTGATACTGTTGGAGGGCTCTTCTGCAACTCTTTCTCCTTCTGGTGTTAACTATGAAG TTGTAGCTTTGATGGCCATTAAAAGTGGTTTAGTTGACCCGTATAATGTTTTGGAGAACTGGGATATTACTTCGGTAGATCCATGTAGCTGGAGGATGGTTACTTGCTCTGGCGATGGATATGTTTCTGCTTT GGGGTTACCTAGTCAGAGTTTGTCTGGAACGATATCACCAGGGATTGGCAATCTCACCAACTTGCAGTCGGT GTTGCTGCAGAATAATGCTATTTCTGGTGTTATACCTTCTGCTATCGGAAAGTTGGAGAAGCTTCAGACGCTAGATCTTTCAAACAATAAGCTTGGTGGTAACATACCTAGTTCCTTTGGTGACCTCAGAAACCTTAACTATTT GCGACTAAATAATAACAGCCTTAGTGGAACAATTCCTGAGTCCCTGTCTAAAATTGGAGGGCTCACTCTTGT GGACTTGTCTTTCAACAATTTCAGTGGCTCCCTACCCAAGATATCTGCCAGAACTTTTAA AATAATAGGGAATCAAAACCCTCTAAATTGTGGCCTGAGCACAAAAAATAATTGTTCTGTTGTCTATCCAGAGCCTCTTAACTTCCCTCCAGATG ACAGTTCTGACTCCGGTGGTAAAGGCCACCGCGTGGCTATTGCCATGGGTGCAAGTTTTGGTGCTGCGTTCCTACTCATAGTAATTGTTGGATCCCTCATTTGGTGGCGATATAGGCACAATAAACAGATTTTCTTTGATGTTAATG ATCAATATGATCCCGAAGTATGCTTGGGACATTTGAGAAGGTTTTCCTTCAAGGAACTTCGGTCTGCAACTGACCATTTCAACTCGAAGAACATCTTAGGGAGAGGGGGATTTGGAATCGTGTACAAGGGTTGCTTAAGTGATGGGACTATTGTGGCTGTCAAAAGGTTGAAGGACTACAATGCCTTTGGAGGTGAAATACAGTTTCAGACAGAAGTTGAATTGATCAGTTCGGCACTACATAGAAATCTACTCCGTCTTTGGGGATTTTGCACAACTGAGAATGAAAGACTTCTTGTTTATCCGTATATGCCAAATGGGAGTGTTGCATCAAGATTGAAAG ATCATATCCTTGGTAAGCCTGTTTTAGACTGGTCCAGACGGAAAAGAATAGCACTAGGAACGGCACGGGGGTTATTGTATTTGCACGAGCAGTGTGATCCTCGAATCATCCATCGCGATGTAAAGGCAGCCAACATCTTGTTGGATGAAGAGTTTGAGGCTGTTGTTGGTGACTTTGGGTTAGCAAAGTTGTTGGACAACCGAGAGTCACATGTGACCACAGCTGTCCGTGGTACCGTCGGCCACATTGCGCCCGAGTATCTATCAACCGGTCAATCGTCAGAAAAAACTGATGTTTTCGGATTTGGGATTTTGCTTCTAGAATTAGTCACAGGTCAGAAAGCTCTGGACTTCGGAAGGGCTGCAAACCAGAAAGGTGTAATGCTTGATTGG GTTAAGAAGCTACATCAGGAGGGAAAGTTAAACCTAATGGTGGATAAAGCTTTGAAGAAAAACTTTGACAGGATCGAGTTAGAAGAAATGATTCAGGTTGCCCTTTTATGTACTCAGTTTACATCTGCTAATCGTCCGAAAATGTCAGAAGTTCTAAGAATGTTGGAGGGTGATGGCTTAGCTGAAAAATGGGAAGCCTCGCAGCAAAGGGCCGAGACACCAAGATACCAAGGAGGATTCGACACTCCTCAGAGATACTCAGATCTAATAGATGAATCCTCACTTGTTGTAGAAGCAATGGAGCTTTCAGGCCCCCGGTGA